The proteins below are encoded in one region of Candidatus Omnitrophota bacterium:
- a CDS encoding Lrp/AsnC family transcriptional regulator, producing MNEILEILEKNARATPEEIAKMLDITPASVKNSIKKLEKEGVILKYKTIINKEIIREEDSGVRALIEVRVTPQKNVGFEAIAERIYQFPEVTSCYLMSGAYDLLIVVEGSNIQKVASFVAEKLSSMENVRGTATHFILKKYKEDGDILKQPQSSKRPAITL from the coding sequence ATGAACGAGATTCTGGAAATACTGGAGAAGAATGCCCGGGCGACGCCCGAAGAGATAGCGAAGATGCTCGATATTACCCCGGCATCTGTGAAGAATTCGATAAAGAAGCTGGAGAAAGAAGGCGTCATATTAAAGTACAAGACGATAATAAATAAAGAGATTATCAGAGAAGAAGACTCCGGAGTTCGCGCGTTAATAGAGGTGAGAGTTACGCCGCAGAAGAACGTAGGTTTTGAGGCCATTGCCGAACGTATATACCAATTTCCGGAGGTGACGAGTTGTTATCTGATGTCGGGAGCTTACGACCTTCTGATCGTCGTCGAGGGAAGCAATATACAAAAGGTAGCGAGTTTTGTCGCGGAGAAGCTTTCCTCCATGGAGAATGTCCGCGGGACCGCGACTCATTTCATATTAAAAAAATACAAAGAAGACGGGGATATATTAAAACAGCCGCAGTCCTCGAAGCGCCCGGCGATCACATTGTAA
- a CDS encoding aminotransferase class I/II-fold pyridoxal phosphate-dependent enzyme, which yields MSMKISKLVEQIPPSGIRVFFELVLGMKDVISLGVGEPDFVTPWNIRERAIYSLEEGYTSYTSNKGMVELRREISRYLKRKHGLDYDPEEEILVTVGVSEGFDLAVRAITDRGDKILIQEPAYVSYGPVSTICGGKPVPIKTFPEDDFKVTSRQILKSCDRKTKAMVLSYPNNPTGNSYSKKELKAIAGAVVRKNLIVISDEIYCDLTYDFEHTAFATLPGMRARTIYLNGFSKAFAMTGWRIGYACGPKEIIAAMTKIHQYTMMCVPITSQMAAMEALRNGEKSVQEMKREYRRRREFVIARLNEMGLSCHKPEGAFYAFPSIKKFGLSSLEFSSRLLKEEKVAVVPGTAFGSCGEGYVRISYATGFDKLKEAMNRMERFLQNVTNAPPSAR from the coding sequence ATGAGTATGAAAATATCTAAACTGGTCGAACAGATACCGCCGTCGGGGATACGGGTATTTTTTGAGCTCGTCCTTGGCATGAAGGACGTCATATCTCTGGGCGTCGGCGAACCGGATTTTGTCACGCCATGGAATATCAGAGAGCGGGCCATATATTCTCTCGAGGAAGGCTACACGTCCTATACCTCGAACAAAGGTATGGTAGAGCTTCGCCGCGAGATATCGCGCTACCTTAAACGCAAACACGGACTGGACTATGATCCGGAGGAAGAGATACTGGTTACGGTCGGTGTGAGCGAAGGATTTGATCTGGCCGTAAGAGCGATAACCGACAGAGGCGATAAGATACTTATCCAGGAGCCTGCCTATGTTTCATACGGGCCTGTTTCGACTATCTGCGGCGGTAAGCCCGTTCCGATAAAGACATTCCCCGAGGATGATTTTAAAGTAACATCGCGCCAGATATTGAAGTCCTGCGATAGGAAGACGAAGGCGATGGTATTAAGCTATCCAAACAATCCTACGGGCAATTCCTATTCGAAGAAAGAATTAAAAGCGATCGCAGGCGCGGTTGTGAGAAAAAACCTTATTGTTATAAGTGACGAGATATATTGCGATCTCACTTACGATTTTGAGCATACAGCTTTTGCTACATTGCCCGGGATGAGGGCTCGGACGATATATTTGAACGGATTCTCGAAGGCATTCGCGATGACCGGATGGAGGATAGGCTATGCCTGCGGCCCAAAAGAAATAATAGCCGCGATGACAAAGATACATCAGTATACTATGATGTGTGTGCCGATAACCTCGCAGATGGCCGCGATGGAGGCTCTGAGGAACGGGGAGAAGTCCGTGCAGGAGATGAAGCGCGAATACAGGCGCCGTCGCGAATTCGTCATCGCGCGATTGAATGAGATGGGTCTTTCGTGCCACAAGCCCGAGGGGGCGTTTTACGCTTTCCCGTCCATAAAGAAGTTCGGGCTGTCATCGCTTGAGTTTTCGAGCCGTCTTCTTAAAGAAGAGAAGGTGGCGGTTGTGCCCGGCACGGCATTCGGCAGTTGCGGTGAAGGATATGTAAGAATATCCTACGCTACCGGTTTTGATAAACTGAAAGAGGCCATGAACAGGATGGAGAGATTTTTACAGAATGTTACTAATGCGCCGCCTTCTGCCAGATAG
- a CDS encoding peptidoglycan-binding domain-containing protein, whose translation MNKAFLMIAVAALVIMPLAVFGCKGKVEKAQGLETSAVMPEAMTPAGDTLATPEPSQVVATETIPPSAAPQLSTEPVVQPVKTSVDNRNKDIQTALKNAGFYAGSIDGKIGPKTKKAIGEFQKSKGLKADGKVGPKTWAELEKYLVQQ comes from the coding sequence ATGAACAAAGCATTTTTAATGATAGCCGTCGCGGCATTGGTCATTATGCCGCTTGCAGTTTTTGGTTGTAAGGGTAAAGTTGAGAAAGCTCAAGGCCTGGAAACGAGTGCAGTGATGCCCGAAGCGATGACTCCGGCCGGCGATACGCTTGCCACACCGGAACCATCTCAGGTAGTAGCGACGGAAACTATACCTCCGTCTGCGGCCCCTCAGTTATCCACAGAGCCGGTTGTACAGCCTGTTAAGACGAGCGTCGATAATAGGAATAAGGATATTCAGACTGCATTAAAGAACGCGGGATTTTATGCCGGCTCCATAGACGGAAAGATAGGACCTAAGACGAAAAAAGCTATAGGCGAGTTCCAGAAATCTAAAGGATTGAAAGCTGACGGCAAGGTTGGGCCTAAGACATGGGCCGAACTCGAAAAATATTTAGTCCAACAGTAA
- a CDS encoding DUF4912 domain-containing protein, whose product MASSPSKAGQRKEFRFPAGYGDNKIVLLVRDPWWLFAYWEIRKGKEDEVTGKMKASGEKPAKSILRVYDVTGIKFNGRNARSFFDIDLKNMASTWYINANSPDSSWVVDIGIVSNKGNFYLLARSNIVTTPRFGISDQIDIEWKAPEDDFLKMFGLSGGMGVGKGSLEVREMFRKHLEEQVTSGNISSGASFYRKPSDRKFWLVVNCELIVYGATEPDAKLKVQGKDVKLRHDGTFTMRFALPDGKQEIPVEATSNDGKDRRRITPIVTRKTE is encoded by the coding sequence ATGGCGTCCAGTCCTTCAAAAGCCGGACAGAGGAAAGAATTCAGATTTCCTGCCGGCTACGGTGATAACAAGATAGTTCTTCTTGTAAGGGATCCTTGGTGGCTCTTCGCGTATTGGGAGATCAGGAAGGGCAAGGAAGACGAAGTAACTGGCAAGATGAAGGCGTCTGGCGAAAAACCGGCAAAGTCTATCCTCCGGGTATATGATGTCACAGGTATAAAGTTTAACGGGCGGAACGCCCGTTCTTTTTTTGACATAGACCTGAAGAATATGGCAAGCACCTGGTATATAAACGCGAACTCTCCGGACAGTTCGTGGGTTGTCGATATAGGTATCGTCTCTAACAAAGGTAATTTTTATCTTCTGGCCAGATCCAATATAGTAACAACTCCGCGTTTTGGGATATCCGACCAGATTGATATCGAATGGAAGGCTCCGGAAGACGATTTTTTGAAGATGTTCGGTTTATCCGGAGGCATGGGTGTCGGGAAGGGATCGTTGGAAGTAAGGGAAATGTTCCGTAAACATCTCGAAGAACAGGTAACATCCGGTAACATATCAAGTGGCGCCTCTTTTTACAGAAAGCCGTCGGATCGGAAGTTTTGGCTCGTTGTGAATTGTGAGCTTATCGTCTATGGAGCTACGGAGCCGGATGCCAAACTGAAGGTACAAGGCAAAGATGTGAAACTCAGGCATGATGGCACGTTCACCATGAGATTCGCTCTTCCCGACGGAAAGCAGGAGATCCCGGTCGAGGCTACCTCAAATGACGGCAAAGACCGCCGTCGCATAACCCCTATAGTAACGAGAAAGACAGAGTAG
- a CDS encoding DUF1957 domain-containing protein: MPKGYLAIVLHAHLPFIRHPEFDDFLEEDWLFEAITETYIPLIKVFEGLARDKVEYKLTISLSPTLMSMLMDPHLQWKYIKHIDKLIELSSKEIDRTKWQGQFNNLAHMYHDSFLDARRIFVDEYQSNLVNAFKKFQDLGNLEVITCCATHGYLPLMEVEREASVRAQVKVAADMYKKIFGHPPAGMWLPECGYKPGDEEMLKKEGIKYFFVDTHGVLFGSPRPKFGVFSPYLTKCGAAAYARDTESSKAVWSAVEGYPGDYNYREFYRDIGFDLDYDYIKPYINADGVRINTGIKYYKITGTTTHKEPYVPEAARNRAADQAGNFMFNREKQIEHLVGQMDGRAPIIVAPYDAELYGHWWYEGPQWLDFLIRKIRYDQKTIALTTPGEYLKLYKKYQVMTPAASSWGWKGYSEVWLEGSNDWIYRHTHKMAERMVEVAKEHKNAKGLMRRALNQMARELLLAQSSDWAFIMKTGSHVPYAVERLRQHAENFTELYEEVKANTFDEEYIKKLEDKFNLFPDIDYSVYGT; the protein is encoded by the coding sequence ATGCCAAAAGGTTATCTCGCGATAGTCCTTCACGCGCATCTGCCGTTTATACGCCATCCGGAATTTGACGATTTTCTCGAAGAAGATTGGCTTTTCGAGGCTATAACGGAAACCTACATTCCTCTCATAAAAGTCTTTGAAGGCCTGGCGCGCGACAAGGTCGAATACAAACTTACGATATCGCTCTCCCCGACATTGATGTCGATGCTCATGGACCCTCATCTGCAGTGGAAATACATAAAACATATTGATAAGCTGATCGAGCTTTCCTCCAAAGAGATAGACAGGACCAAATGGCAGGGGCAGTTCAATAACCTCGCCCATATGTATCACGATTCATTCCTGGATGCGAGACGCATATTTGTCGATGAATATCAGTCCAATCTCGTCAATGCTTTCAAAAAGTTCCAGGATTTAGGCAACCTGGAAGTGATCACGTGCTGTGCCACGCATGGTTACCTGCCTCTTATGGAAGTGGAGAGAGAGGCTTCCGTACGGGCTCAGGTTAAGGTGGCCGCGGATATGTACAAGAAAATATTCGGTCATCCGCCCGCGGGTATGTGGCTCCCGGAGTGTGGATATAAGCCCGGTGATGAGGAGATGTTGAAGAAAGAAGGGATAAAATATTTCTTCGTCGATACGCATGGTGTGCTCTTCGGCAGTCCACGGCCAAAGTTTGGAGTATTCAGCCCTTACCTTACAAAATGCGGCGCGGCGGCTTATGCTCGCGATACCGAGTCATCCAAAGCCGTATGGAGCGCAGTAGAGGGCTATCCGGGCGATTATAATTACAGGGAGTTTTACAGAGATATAGGTTTCGATCTCGATTACGATTACATAAAACCTTACATAAATGCCGACGGTGTCAGGATAAATACCGGTATAAAATATTACAAGATCACCGGTACTACGACTCATAAAGAACCGTATGTTCCGGAAGCGGCGCGTAACAGGGCCGCCGACCAGGCCGGCAATTTCATGTTTAATAGGGAGAAACAGATCGAGCACCTCGTCGGCCAGATGGATGGGCGGGCGCCTATAATCGTCGCGCCGTATGACGCCGAATTGTATGGTCATTGGTGGTATGAAGGCCCGCAGTGGCTCGATTTCCTTATAAGAAAGATACGCTATGATCAAAAGACGATAGCACTTACCACCCCGGGTGAATATCTCAAGTTATACAAAAAGTACCAGGTCATGACTCCGGCCGCTTCAAGCTGGGGGTGGAAAGGCTACAGCGAGGTATGGCTCGAAGGATCTAACGACTGGATATATAGGCATACACATAAGATGGCCGAGCGCATGGTCGAAGTTGCTAAAGAGCATAAAAATGCGAAAGGGCTTATGCGCAGGGCGCTGAACCAGATGGCGAGGGAGCTTCTCCTGGCCCAGTCGAGCGATTGGGCATTTATAATGAAGACGGGTTCTCACGTGCCGTATGCAGTCGAGCGGCTCCGTCAGCACGCGGAAAATTTCACAGAACTTTACGAGGAAGTGAAAGCGAATACGTTCGACGAAGAGTATATAAAAAAGCTCGAAGACAAGTTTAACCTTTTCCCCGACATAGATTATTCCGTTTACGGGACATAA
- a CDS encoding glycoside hydrolase family 57 protein — MDTNKTLGVAFLWHMHQPFYKDPLSDKYMMPWVRLRGVKDYFPMAALVDRAERFKATFNLVPSLLEQINDYVYNSATDTFLDLTVKKASSLSFQDKVSILEHFFKVNFNRFIEPNPAYSRLLMKKGVRPLSGAALKSTVKDFSDQDFLDLQVLFNMAWFHSINIDEDNNLKTLVDKKNYTEEDKAYVVSKQREILGRIIPLYKKLHSEGKIEITTTPFYHPILPLLCDTSVASVSTPDMELPKRFRHPEDAGWQIAEAVKYHTAQFGVKPRGMWPSEGSVSDQAVDVMISKGIKWAATDEDILFRTLSSYDRRYKGVELFDRRIIYRPYKVKRDRGSMTLIFRDKNLSDMISFSYNSWNPRDAAWDVIGHCRTTAHNLRRDADIGLMTIVMDGENAWEYYEDNGRRFFETLYANLDSQEEMCSTTISGYLAVDPPKRVLSNIFPGSWINHNFRIWIGTEQDNVSWDYLARARKDLVRFSKEPGAKISDVTRAWRELYIAEGSDWNWWYNGKAHVGGDNPFDELYLTHLQNIYKILKKPVPDFTKIFIA, encoded by the coding sequence ATGGATACGAATAAGACGCTGGGTGTCGCATTTTTATGGCATATGCACCAGCCGTTCTACAAGGACCCGTTATCGGATAAATACATGATGCCGTGGGTTCGTTTGCGCGGCGTCAAAGATTATTTCCCTATGGCCGCGCTCGTCGACAGGGCTGAGCGTTTTAAGGCCACATTCAATCTGGTTCCGTCGCTTCTCGAGCAGATAAACGATTACGTCTATAATTCCGCAACCGATACTTTTCTCGATCTTACCGTAAAGAAAGCAAGTTCGCTTTCGTTCCAGGATAAGGTTTCGATCCTGGAGCATTTTTTTAAAGTCAATTTTAACCGGTTTATAGAACCGAACCCCGCTTATTCGCGCCTTCTCATGAAGAAAGGCGTAAGGCCGCTTTCCGGCGCCGCCTTGAAGTCTACGGTGAAAGATTTTTCCGACCAGGATTTTCTCGATCTTCAGGTTCTTTTTAATATGGCCTGGTTTCATTCTATCAATATCGACGAAGATAATAATTTAAAAACTCTTGTGGACAAGAAGAATTATACCGAAGAAGACAAGGCCTACGTTGTATCTAAACAGCGCGAGATATTGGGCCGGATAATACCTTTATACAAAAAGCTTCATTCCGAAGGGAAGATAGAGATAACCACGACGCCTTTTTATCATCCGATACTTCCTTTGTTGTGCGATACATCGGTTGCTTCTGTATCGACGCCGGATATGGAACTTCCCAAAAGATTTCGTCATCCCGAAGACGCCGGATGGCAGATAGCGGAGGCCGTCAAATACCATACCGCGCAATTCGGCGTGAAACCACGCGGGATGTGGCCGTCAGAGGGTAGCGTGTCCGATCAGGCGGTAGATGTCATGATCTCGAAAGGAATAAAATGGGCCGCTACCGACGAGGATATTCTTTTCCGTACCCTTTCGTCTTACGACAGAAGATACAAGGGCGTAGAGTTATTCGATAGAAGGATCATATATCGTCCTTATAAGGTGAAGAGAGATCGCGGTAGTATGACGCTTATATTCAGGGATAAGAACCTCTCGGACATGATAAGTTTCAGCTATAATTCATGGAACCCGCGCGACGCGGCATGGGACGTGATAGGGCATTGCAGGACGACGGCGCATAATTTGAGGCGCGACGCCGATATAGGGCTTATGACGATAGTTATGGACGGCGAGAACGCCTGGGAATATTACGAGGACAATGGCAGGAGATTCTTCGAGACACTCTACGCCAATCTCGATTCTCAGGAAGAGATGTGCTCCACCACTATAAGTGGCTACCTCGCGGTCGATCCTCCAAAGAGAGTGCTTTCTAATATTTTTCCGGGCTCATGGATAAACCACAATTTCCGGATATGGATAGGCACGGAGCAGGATAACGTGTCATGGGATTACCTTGCCAGGGCGCGCAAAGACCTTGTCCGGTTCTCGAAAGAGCCGGGCGCGAAAATATCCGATGTTACACGGGCCTGGAGAGAGTTGTATATAGCGGAAGGCAGTGACTGGAACTGGTGGTATAACGGCAAGGCGCATGTGGGCGGGGATAATCCCTTCGATGAGCTCTACCTCACGCATCTTCAGAATATATATAAGATATTAAAAAAACCGGTTCCGGATTTTACAAAGATTTTTATTGCATAA
- a CDS encoding DUF2934 domain-containing protein, producing MVRNTTFKLGKSSNPTMTKEDVCKLVQKKAYELYEKRGRKPGHSMDDWLEAERIIKGKLSR from the coding sequence ATGGTCAGAAACACGACGTTTAAATTGGGTAAGTCCTCGAACCCAACGATGACAAAAGAGGATGTGTGTAAGCTTGTTCAGAAGAAAGCTTATGAGCTTTACGAGAAGAGGGGTCGCAAGCCGGGTCATTCGATGGACGACTGGTTAGAAGCGGAAAGAATCATAAAAGGCAAGCTTTCCAGATAG
- a CDS encoding MarC family protein: MKAFLLSFIPVFVAMDAIGVLPMFIGFTEHLKKDAQRRILTQSIITAFVVGIFFLFLGKWIFEVLGIMVADFKIAGGLVLLAISLRDLLRNEKTQRISQDTIGAVPIGTPLITGPAVLTTIIILLDSYGLVLTVSSFVINLLITWIAFYYATAISNFLGKAGSKAFSKIASLLLAAIAVMMIRKGVLDTIAFFVTQKV; this comes from the coding sequence ATGAAAGCATTCCTGCTGTCTTTTATACCTGTATTTGTGGCTATGGACGCTATAGGCGTCCTGCCGATGTTTATCGGATTTACCGAGCATCTTAAGAAAGACGCTCAGCGCCGGATATTGACTCAGTCGATAATAACCGCTTTTGTCGTAGGTATATTCTTTCTCTTCCTGGGTAAATGGATATTCGAAGTTCTGGGAATAATGGTAGCCGATTTTAAGATAGCCGGCGGCCTGGTGCTTTTAGCGATATCGTTGCGCGATCTGCTTCGCAATGAGAAGACTCAGCGGATATCCCAGGATACGATAGGTGCGGTTCCGATAGGCACGCCTCTTATAACCGGCCCGGCGGTATTGACTACCATAATCATACTGCTTGATTCCTATGGTCTGGTTCTTACCGTATCGTCATTCGTGATAAATCTGCTGATAACGTGGATAGCGTTTTACTACGCGACGGCGATATCCAATTTTCTGGGAAAGGCGGGCTCCAAGGCTTTTTCCAAAATAGCGAGTTTGCTTTTGGCCGCCATCGCGGTTATGATGATACGAAAGGGCGTGCTTGACACGATAGCTTTTTTTGTAACTCAGAAAGTATAA
- a CDS encoding hemolysin family protein, with protein MFLAIILIIILLGIAALTAAAEISIIAVSRIKLRRLALSGSKSAQLVMKMLETPEKFFSTILVVNNIVDTLIAAIVTVIMIEAVGNESTGIVLATVIGSLAIIVFEVVAKTLAATHSEKLATILAKPVYSFIVIFSPVVKGLIYVTNFILHLVSAQAPAKPALVTDEELKALIKIGAEEDIQHKEKYKMLSKVFDFSDAIVKNVMTPKKDMVAINMDSRFEDIVENVLESGYSRLPVYKGSPENIIGIINMKDLLSISLNKELVVLQDIVYPAIFFPGTKKVSELLKEFQKGHTHIALITDPAGKLMGLVTLEDLLEEIVGEIEDEYDVRANYYKNPQ; from the coding sequence ATGTTTTTAGCAATAATTTTAATAATAATACTTCTCGGCATAGCGGCGCTTACCGCCGCGGCTGAAATATCGATAATCGCGGTATCGAGAATAAAGCTCCGCAGGCTTGCCCTGTCCGGGTCTAAGTCTGCACAGCTCGTCATGAAGATGCTCGAGACGCCGGAGAAGTTCTTCAGCACGATCCTGGTCGTGAACAACATCGTCGATACGCTTATCGCGGCCATCGTTACTGTAATAATGATCGAGGCCGTCGGCAATGAAAGTACCGGAATAGTGCTGGCCACGGTAATAGGTTCTCTGGCGATAATAGTTTTTGAGGTCGTGGCGAAGACGCTGGCCGCGACGCACTCGGAGAAGCTTGCCACTATCCTCGCGAAACCAGTTTATAGCTTCATAGTCATATTTTCCCCAGTAGTAAAAGGGCTTATCTATGTAACGAACTTCATACTTCATCTTGTCAGCGCACAGGCTCCGGCGAAACCCGCTCTTGTTACGGATGAGGAGTTGAAAGCTCTTATAAAGATAGGCGCGGAAGAAGACATTCAGCATAAAGAGAAATATAAGATGCTCTCGAAGGTTTTTGATTTCAGCGACGCGATCGTAAAAAATGTGATGACACCAAAAAAAGACATGGTCGCGATAAATATGGATTCGCGATTTGAGGATATTGTCGAAAATGTCCTGGAGTCCGGTTATTCAAGACTGCCGGTATATAAAGGAAGTCCGGAAAACATAATCGGCATAATAAATATGAAGGATCTGCTTAGCATCTCGCTCAACAAAGAACTCGTCGTGCTTCAGGATATAGTGTATCCGGCTATATTTTTTCCCGGGACGAAGAAGGTGTCCGAGCTTCTCAAGGAGTTCCAAAAAGGACATACCCACATCGCTCTTATAACAGATCCCGCCGGCAAACTTATGGGCCTTGTTACGCTCGAAGACCTCCTCGAAGAGATCGTCGGTGAGATTGAAGATGAGTACGATGTCCGCGCCAACTACTATAAAAATCCGCAATAA
- the nikR gene encoding nickel-responsive transcriptional regulator NikR: MCYNFKKCNTKEQPMGLVRFGVSLEKNLLDKFDKLCAGKNYSNRSEAFRDLIRQELVKKEWEADEDVAGTITIIYDHHQRELVTKLMDIQHDQGKDIISTQHIHVDHHNCMEIIAVRGSAKSVRKLADTLKAVKGVKHATLGMSSTGKHIG; this comes from the coding sequence CTGTGTTACAATTTTAAAAAATGTAACACGAAGGAGCAACCGATGGGGCTTGTAAGGTTTGGTGTTTCGCTCGAAAAAAATCTTCTCGATAAATTCGACAAGCTGTGCGCCGGCAAGAATTATTCCAACCGCTCGGAGGCATTCCGCGATCTTATCCGCCAGGAACTCGTCAAAAAGGAATGGGAGGCGGACGAAGATGTTGCCGGGACAATTACCATTATTTACGACCATCACCAGCGTGAACTCGTTACCAAGCTTATGGATATCCAGCACGATCAGGGTAAGGATATCATATCGACCCAGCATATTCACGTAGACCACCATAATTGCATGGAGATAATAGCGGTGAGGGGAAGCGCAAAGAGTGTCCGCAAACTTGCCGATACCCTTAAAGCGGTAAAAGGCGTTAAGCATGCGACTCTTGGGATGTCGAGTACTGGAAAACATATAGGATGA
- the rfaD gene encoding ADP-glyceromanno-heptose 6-epimerase, translating to MKSGKIIVTGGAGFIGSCFLWKLNREGITNIIVVDNLGSSDKWRNLAGKQFLDYIQKDDFLGLLEGGVNIDVSAIVHLGACSSTTETNAVYFIKNNYEYSKALARWSEANKVKFIYASSAATYGDGEFGYDDSDKTTRILRPLNMYGYSKQLFDLWILNNKLNRTMTGVKFFNVFGPNEYHKGEMMSVVCKKFMDVDRTGRIELFKSYKHDYKDGEQKRDFIYVKDVVDVLAYFLEHSKQSGIFNLGCGAAHSWNELGRAMFTALGKKPCMEYVDMPEGLRPKYQYFTRAKMDKLRKAGYKARFTPLEEAVKDYAGYLNGKKYL from the coding sequence ATGAAGTCCGGCAAGATAATCGTAACCGGCGGCGCAGGTTTTATCGGGAGTTGTTTCTTGTGGAAACTGAACCGGGAAGGTATTACGAATATAATAGTCGTTGATAATCTCGGGTCTTCCGATAAATGGCGGAATTTAGCAGGAAAGCAGTTTTTGGATTATATACAGAAAGACGATTTTCTGGGATTACTTGAAGGGGGCGTTAACATCGATGTTTCGGCTATCGTTCATTTAGGCGCCTGCAGTTCTACCACAGAAACCAATGCCGTGTATTTTATAAAAAATAATTACGAATACTCTAAAGCGCTTGCCAGGTGGTCGGAAGCCAACAAAGTAAAATTTATTTACGCCTCGTCGGCCGCTACATATGGGGACGGAGAATTCGGATATGACGATTCCGATAAAACTACCCGTATACTGCGCCCGTTAAATATGTATGGTTATTCCAAACAACTTTTTGATCTGTGGATATTGAACAATAAGCTTAATCGGACTATGACGGGTGTTAAGTTTTTTAATGTATTCGGACCTAACGAATACCATAAAGGCGAGATGATGAGCGTTGTTTGTAAAAAATTCATGGATGTGGATCGAACCGGACGAATAGAATTATTTAAATCTTACAAGCATGATTATAAGGACGGCGAGCAAAAGAGGGATTTTATATACGTAAAAGACGTGGTGGATGTTCTGGCATATTTTCTGGAACACTCGAAGCAGTCGGGTATATTTAATCTGGGATGCGGCGCGGCGCATAGCTGGAATGAGCTTGGGCGTGCTATGTTCACCGCTCTTGGGAAAAAGCCCTGTATGGAATATGTTGACATGCCCGAAGGTTTAAGGCCGAAATATCAATATTTTACGCGAGCAAAGATGGATAAATTAAGAAAAGCCGGCTACAAAGCTCGTTTTACACCGTTAGAAGAAGCGGTTAAAGATTATGCCGGTTATTTAAACGGGAAAAAATATTTATAA
- a CDS encoding hydrogenase maturation nickel metallochaperone HypA gives MHDLKYANEILAALNKAAVKKNKACAIVVNVRLNPFSHVTAEGLDATFRLLAESEGYGDIRLNVRTLEFILRCKSCRKVSRHGEPIFKCPDCGSPDFDIEKGDDFCIDSIDVNKK, from the coding sequence ATGCATGATTTAAAATACGCGAATGAGATTTTAGCGGCTTTAAATAAAGCCGCTGTTAAAAAAAATAAGGCCTGCGCGATCGTCGTAAATGTCAGGCTGAATCCTTTCAGCCATGTTACAGCCGAAGGGCTTGACGCTACCTTTAGGCTCCTTGCGGAGAGTGAGGGGTACGGCGATATACGGCTCAATGTGCGAACTCTCGAATTTATCCTGCGTTGTAAAAGTTGCAGAAAAGTTTCACGGCATGGGGAGCCTATTTTTAAGTGCCCTGATTGCGGGAGTCCCGATTTTGACATAGAAAAAGGCGATGATTTTTGCATAGACTCGATAGATGTGAACAAGAAATAA